The following is a genomic window from Candidatus Zixiibacteriota bacterium.
GCGCTCCAGCGACTGATTATGATTACCGGACATCTCCGCGACAATAAACGGCTCCTGGTTCAGGCCGATCCGCCGCCCAGAAACGACTATCACACGCATACTCTTCAAACGCTCTCACCAAACACTTGCGCGGCCAGTTGATCTTTCACCTTATACCAATCCGAATTGAGCAAGCCAAAGGTAATGACATCGAAAAATGCCCTACCCTTACAAATGTGGTCAACGAGGCACCTCTCGCGGGCAAACCCCAGCCTCTCATGATAGCAGATACTGGCCTCGTTGTCGGCGAGCGCCTCGCCGACCACTTTGTGAAGGCCGAGCTTCTCGAAAATAAACTCAAGAGCCAGGTAGCCCATAGCGGTCCCGGCGCCGCGCGGGGCGGACTCATCACCAATGTAGAAACCCCAGAC
Proteins encoded in this region:
- the pseH gene encoding UDP-4-amino-4,6-dideoxy-N-acetyl-beta-L-altrosamine N-acetyltransferase is translated as MPKRDACNLRPMAETDLDLVLSWRNQERIRRAMYTDHVISLDEHRAWFKRVSEDKSRLHFVFECDCRPVGVVNVVDIDWTHSRCVWGFYIGDESAPRGAGTAMGYLALEFIFEKLGLHKVVGEALADNEASICYHERLGFARERCLVDHICKGRAFFDVITFGLLNSDWYKVKDQLAAQVFGESV